Proteins from a single region of Psychrobacter cryohalolentis K5:
- a CDS encoding NUDIX hydrolase translates to MTLSYSHAHQQGSGTTEVVAVLVAITEHTARVLTVDQGKLLPNGPLMPLHRSLQAGVRQWVEEQTQQPLGYLEQLYTFVDTNRRNDDGHALVYVSYLGLVQEAQTQLQSQALWRDWYDYFPWENHLDGMPAIIMDYIVPALLRWADAAKEPDIQQRRRQRISLCWGVNETILNNCSKNKSAHSNAESNDQLINDKEYENREWIAEHVLLRYEMLYEAGLIAEAPTYPPSYSANVQPDSAESNKAFNLPSNWSQLIGSPMYYDHRRVIATAISRLRAKIEYRPLIFGLMPDEFTLSQLQQSVEALSGVRLHKQNFRRLLESQNLVLETGQSISAQRGRPAKLYRFRHDIELQSLLMDSKLPKRK, encoded by the coding sequence ATGACGTTGTCTTATTCACACGCCCATCAACAAGGTAGCGGTACGACTGAGGTTGTCGCAGTGCTGGTCGCGATTACCGAGCACACGGCGCGCGTTTTAACCGTTGATCAAGGCAAGCTATTGCCCAATGGTCCCCTCATGCCATTACACCGCTCGTTGCAAGCAGGTGTGCGCCAATGGGTTGAAGAGCAAACACAGCAGCCACTTGGTTATTTGGAACAGCTATATACCTTTGTCGATACCAATAGACGCAATGATGATGGTCATGCGCTGGTTTACGTCAGCTATTTGGGTTTAGTGCAAGAGGCGCAAACACAGCTACAAAGCCAAGCATTATGGCGTGATTGGTACGATTACTTCCCATGGGAAAATCACTTAGATGGTATGCCAGCTATCATTATGGACTATATCGTACCGGCATTATTACGTTGGGCAGATGCTGCAAAAGAGCCTGATATTCAGCAGCGCCGGCGTCAGCGTATTAGTCTGTGTTGGGGCGTCAATGAGACGATTCTAAATAATTGCTCTAAAAATAAAAGCGCGCATTCAAATGCAGAGAGCAACGATCAGCTGATAAATGACAAAGAATACGAGAATAGGGAATGGATTGCAGAACATGTCCTTCTGCGTTATGAGATGTTGTATGAAGCAGGTCTTATTGCAGAAGCACCAACTTATCCACCCAGTTATTCGGCTAATGTTCAACCTGACAGTGCTGAATCTAACAAGGCGTTTAATTTGCCTAGTAACTGGTCACAGCTTATAGGGTCACCGATGTACTATGACCATCGCCGCGTAATTGCGACGGCTATTTCAAGACTACGTGCAAAAATTGAATATCGACCGCTCATTTTTGGCTTAATGCCAGATGAATTCACCTTGTCGCAGTTGCAGCAGAGTGTCGAAGCACTATCGGGTGTACGCTTACATAAGCAAAACTTCCGCCGGCTGCTAGAGTCACAAAATCTTGTGCTAGAAACAGGGCAGAGTATTAGCGCCCAGCGTGGTCGTCCCGCTAAACTTTATCGTTTTCGCCATGATATTGAATTGCAAAGTTTGCTGATGGATAGCAAATTGCCAAAACGTAAGTAG
- the rluB gene encoding 23S rRNA pseudouridine(2605) synthase RluB, with protein sequence MKDEKLQKALARMGLGSRRQMEEVIKAGRVTVNNGPATIGDRVEQGDEIRVDGRQIKYTSENEKRRRVLAYYKPEGEVCSANDPEGRPTVFERLPKLTHDRWVMVGRLDINSTGLLLFTNDGEMAHRLMHPSSEVTREYAVRVLGDVTPDMARAMTTGVMLEDGMAKFEDIKEGGGEGVNKWHHVQLKEGRNREVRRLFESQGLKVSRLLRTSYGNITLPKELRTGRFLELDRKDINTLTDLVSLRPRYGTGLHGAAKEKQERIRNKPLKARRTDTRGDNRNSTSSAKPKSSASPVSRGTRNTRDRNDKR encoded by the coding sequence ATGAAAGATGAAAAATTACAGAAAGCACTTGCCCGTATGGGACTTGGTTCACGTCGTCAGATGGAAGAAGTTATTAAAGCAGGTCGTGTGACTGTCAATAATGGTCCGGCAACCATTGGTGATCGTGTTGAACAAGGTGATGAGATTCGCGTTGATGGTCGTCAGATTAAATATACTTCTGAAAATGAGAAACGTCGTCGCGTTTTAGCTTATTACAAACCTGAAGGCGAAGTATGCTCGGCGAATGATCCAGAAGGTCGTCCTACCGTGTTTGAGCGTTTGCCAAAGCTGACTCATGATCGTTGGGTTATGGTAGGTCGCTTGGATATCAACTCAACTGGTCTATTATTATTTACTAACGATGGTGAAATGGCGCATCGTTTGATGCATCCTTCTAGTGAAGTGACGCGTGAATATGCCGTACGTGTACTGGGCGATGTTACTCCAGATATGGCACGAGCGATGACAACAGGTGTCATGTTAGAAGATGGCATGGCTAAGTTCGAAGATATTAAGGAAGGCGGTGGTGAAGGCGTCAACAAGTGGCATCATGTGCAGCTTAAAGAAGGTCGTAACCGTGAAGTTCGCCGTTTATTTGAATCGCAAGGTCTTAAAGTCAGCCGTCTATTACGTACGAGCTATGGTAATATTACATTGCCAAAAGAGCTGCGTACAGGGCGCTTCTTAGAGCTAGATAGAAAAGACATTAATACGTTAACAGACCTAGTGAGCTTACGCCCGCGTTATGGTACAGGTCTTCATGGTGCTGCTAAAGAAAAGCAAGAGCGTATCAGAAACAAGCCGCTTAAAGCACGTCGTACTGACACTCGTGGCGATAATCGTAATAGCACTAGTAGTGCCAAACCGAAAAGCAGTGCAAGTCCTGTCAGTCGCGGCACCCGTAATACCCGTGACCGCAACGATAAACGCTAA
- the nadC gene encoding carboxylating nicotinate-nucleotide diphosphorylase has translation MTVKREPALAKVLLKPLVEAALTEDLGRRGDVTSQATIPADMQAQLQIKARQAGVICGMDLARLSFALIDEQIEFVAQVYDGEVVEAGAVLATVHGNARNLLTAERTALNFMTHLSGIATDTKKVVDSVAAYPAQITCTRKTIPGLRIVQKYAVRCGGGRNHRLGLDDAILIKDNHIAIAGDIKTAIEQAQEFAGHLIPIEVEVDTLAQLEQALDAGVSLVLLDNMSPEILSQAVAMCKGRAKTEASGGITPKTVQAVAETGVDFIAMGYLTHSTTALDIGLDFSI, from the coding sequence ATGACAGTTAAACGAGAGCCAGCATTGGCTAAAGTATTACTTAAACCATTGGTTGAAGCGGCATTAACAGAAGATTTGGGCAGACGTGGTGATGTCACTTCGCAAGCGACTATTCCAGCCGACATGCAAGCGCAATTACAGATTAAGGCAAGGCAAGCAGGCGTAATATGTGGTATGGATTTAGCACGCTTATCTTTTGCTTTGATTGATGAGCAGATAGAATTCGTTGCTCAAGTCTATGATGGTGAAGTGGTCGAAGCTGGCGCAGTATTAGCAACTGTCCATGGCAATGCGCGTAATTTGCTGACAGCAGAGCGTACGGCGCTTAACTTTATGACTCATCTTAGCGGTATTGCGACAGATACTAAGAAGGTTGTCGATAGCGTGGCAGCATATCCAGCGCAAATTACTTGTACGCGTAAAACCATTCCAGGCTTACGTATCGTCCAAAAATATGCGGTACGCTGCGGTGGCGGGCGTAATCATCGCTTGGGTTTAGATGATGCGATTTTAATTAAAGACAACCATATTGCTATCGCAGGTGATATTAAAACAGCGATTGAGCAAGCGCAAGAATTTGCTGGGCATCTGATTCCAATCGAAGTGGAAGTCGATACATTAGCACAGTTAGAGCAAGCACTAGATGCTGGTGTGAGCTTAGTGCTTTTGGACAATATGTCGCCTGAGATATTGTCGCAGGCAGTCGCTATGTGTAAAGGTCGTGCTAAAACCGAAGCATCAGGTGGTATCACTCCTAAAACAGTGCAAGCCGTTGCGGAAACAGGCGTTGATTTTATCGCGATGGGTTATTTGACCCACAGCACGACTGCATTAGATATTGGTTTGGATTTTAGCATTTAG
- the nadA gene encoding quinolinate synthase NadA, whose translation MKTYPYDAPIMSTDNRIATQMNIEYAKAKMPADLPRSERLKVEENIKQLLKEHNAVLVAHYYVDPFIQDLALATGGCVGDSLEMARFGQAHSAQTLVVAGVRFMGESAKILSMEKTVLMPDLEAECSLDLGCPADEFSAFCDAYPERTVVVYANTSAAVKARADWVVTSSVGINIIRHLQEQGEPIIWGPDRHLGKYIAHETGADMLLWQGSCMVHNEFKATELEQLKAEHPTAKVLVHPESPDSVVALADVVGSTSKLLQSTYEMDADTFIVATDLGILHEMQKRSPNKRFLAAPTAGESASCKSCAFCPWMAMNGLQGIEQCLTNNSGEILMTAELAAAARKPLQRMLDFAESQKQRVAASGDIVKDRALFANVGAA comes from the coding sequence ATGAAAACGTATCCGTATGACGCACCGATTATGAGTACTGATAATCGCATTGCCACGCAAATGAATATTGAATATGCCAAAGCAAAAATGCCCGCAGATTTGCCGCGTAGTGAGCGACTGAAAGTTGAAGAAAATATTAAGCAGTTGTTAAAAGAGCATAATGCCGTCTTAGTCGCGCATTATTATGTCGATCCCTTTATTCAGGATTTGGCATTAGCAACCGGCGGCTGTGTTGGTGATTCGCTTGAGATGGCGCGCTTTGGTCAAGCGCATAGTGCACAAACACTGGTAGTTGCAGGTGTACGCTTTATGGGTGAGTCGGCAAAGATACTCAGTATGGAAAAAACAGTACTGATGCCAGACTTGGAAGCAGAATGCTCGCTTGATTTGGGCTGCCCTGCCGATGAATTTTCTGCCTTTTGTGATGCGTATCCTGAGCGTACCGTAGTGGTCTACGCCAATACCAGTGCGGCAGTAAAAGCACGGGCTGATTGGGTAGTAACTTCGTCAGTTGGTATCAATATCATTCGACATTTGCAAGAACAAGGCGAGCCTATCATTTGGGGTCCGGATAGACACTTAGGTAAATACATTGCCCATGAGACTGGGGCAGATATGCTGCTATGGCAAGGTTCATGTATGGTGCATAATGAGTTTAAAGCCACTGAGCTTGAACAATTAAAAGCTGAACATCCGACAGCAAAAGTCTTGGTACATCCTGAATCTCCAGATAGTGTCGTGGCGCTTGCCGATGTGGTTGGCTCGACCAGTAAGCTATTGCAATCCACCTATGAGATGGATGCCGATACCTTTATCGTCGCAACTGACTTGGGTATCTTGCATGAGATGCAAAAGCGCTCGCCAAACAAGCGCTTCTTGGCTGCACCGACTGCGGGCGAAAGTGCAAGCTGCAAAAGCTGTGCTTTTTGTCCATGGATGGCGATGAATGGTCTACAAGGTATCGAGCAATGTTTGACCAATAATTCAGGTGAGATATTGATGACGGCTGAGCTGGCAGCGGCAGCTAGAAAGCCATTACAACGCATGCTTGATTTTGCTGAATCACAAAAACAGCGGGTAGCAGCAAGCGGTGATATCGTCAAAGACCGTGCATTGTTTGCAAATGTTGGAGCAGCATAA
- a CDS encoding MarC family protein, whose amino-acid sequence MNTEIIKIILAFMVLINPFSALTLFLDSTRGYSMNNRRKVARVACLTIFITISFFTLAGETLLKVLGISIGSFQLAGGILVFLIALNMMNGDGNPVKPDQENFDVDHLQGAPPTMAAAVVPIAIPMMIGPGGISTVIIYSSQVSGILQISAILIAGLFISLFCYLALMAAGRISRLLGDTGLNIMSRIMGMLLAAVAIEIIVNGLRTLFPDLI is encoded by the coding sequence GTGAATACTGAAATTATTAAGATAATCCTAGCCTTTATGGTATTGATTAACCCCTTTAGCGCATTGACATTGTTTTTAGATTCAACGCGTGGTTATTCAATGAATAATCGACGTAAAGTAGCGCGCGTTGCTTGTCTGACCATTTTTATTACTATCAGTTTCTTTACCTTAGCAGGCGAAACGCTCCTCAAAGTCTTGGGTATTTCAATCGGCTCGTTTCAGTTAGCAGGTGGTATCTTAGTGTTTTTAATCGCTCTCAATATGATGAATGGCGATGGTAATCCGGTTAAGCCTGATCAAGAAAACTTCGATGTTGACCATCTCCAAGGTGCGCCGCCAACGATGGCAGCCGCGGTTGTGCCGATTGCTATTCCTATGATGATTGGACCGGGTGGTATTTCAACCGTTATTATCTACTCATCACAAGTTTCCGGCATCTTGCAAATATCTGCCATTTTGATTGCGGGTTTGTTTATCAGTTTATTTTGTTATTTGGCATTGATGGCAGCCGGTCGTATCAGTCGCTTATTGGGTGATACAGGGCTTAATATTATGAGTCGAATCATGGGTATGCTATTGGCGGCAGTTGCTATCGAAATTATCGTTAACGGGCTACGTACGCTATTTCCTGATTTGATCTAA
- a CDS encoding LysE/ArgO family amino acid transporter has product MNITDYSSGFLLGLSLIIAIGSQNAFVLKQGLKREHIFFVCLFCAVSDALLISAGVGGFGAVTARYPQVVNIAKVAGVIFLLGYGLQSLYASMRLSHSLTVDGQVVTSLKKALLLCFGFTWLNPHVYLDTLVLVGMVSTGASSKLAFAVGAVSASFFFFFALGYGARLLKPLFAKPKAWNILDALVGILMLYLAWHLYQS; this is encoded by the coding sequence ATGAATATCACCGATTACAGTTCCGGTTTTTTGCTTGGCTTATCTCTCATCATCGCTATTGGTTCGCAGAACGCTTTTGTACTCAAACAAGGGCTCAAACGCGAGCACATATTTTTTGTCTGTCTGTTCTGCGCAGTCAGTGATGCGTTGTTGATTTCAGCTGGCGTTGGCGGTTTTGGCGCGGTAACGGCACGCTATCCGCAAGTGGTCAATATTGCCAAGGTCGCGGGCGTCATATTCTTATTAGGTTACGGACTGCAAAGCTTGTATGCCAGTATGCGTTTATCCCACTCACTTACCGTCGATGGACAAGTCGTCACTAGCCTAAAAAAGGCATTATTACTATGCTTTGGTTTTACATGGCTCAATCCACATGTCTACTTAGATACCTTGGTGCTGGTCGGTATGGTTTCAACAGGAGCCAGTAGTAAGCTTGCCTTTGCAGTAGGAGCGGTCAGCGCTTCATTCTTTTTCTTTTTTGCGCTTGGCTATGGGGCGCGATTACTCAAACCATTATTTGCCAAACCAAAAGCGTGGAATATCCTTGATGCCTTGGTCGGTATATTGATGCTTTATTTGGCTTGGCATTTATACCAAAGCTAG